The Arthrobacter oryzae DNA window GACATCCGGGCCTCCGACGCTCAGCAGCCGGTTATGGTTCACGTTGCTAATGAGGCGGGGCAGGAGCGTCCGGTCACCGCGGCCGTAGACGCCGTGCGGCCGGAGGATGAGCGCATTGGCGTGCCGCGCCGCCGCTGCCTCGGCTAAGGCCTTCGAACTGGAGTAGGCGTTCAGGTACCGGCCCGCGACCGGGTTCTCCGGCCGGTCGACGCACGGCTGCCACCACGGATAGACGCTGGAACTGGAAATGTGGACCAGCCGCGCGTACGGGAACGCCGCTGCAACGGCCTCCGTCCCCAGGACATTGACGCGGTGGAAGATCTGCGGCGGCCCCCAGTCCGCAACGTGTGCTCCGGAATGCACGACGGCGTCAACTTCCGGCGGGTTGGACAGCGGCCCCGCGCTGAGGTCCCACACCGTCACGCCGGGGAGCGGGCGCCGGCCATACCGGACCACCTCCCAGCCTTGCTCCTCAGCAGCTTCGGCAACAGCTCCGCCGACGAAACCGCTGGCCCCGGTCACGGCGATCCTCATGGCGCTCCTTCCGAGGGCCGGTCACGCAGCGGGCTCCCTTCCGGCCTGCGGTCTGCGAAGAGCGCCCGCAGGGCTACGCGGTCGGGTTTGCGGTGCCGGCCGGACGCCGGCAGTTTGGGCATGACCTCAATCCTGTCGGGCAGGGCCGATTCGTCGATGAGCAGGGGCAGTTCGCGGCGGAGGGTCCGCAGCAGCGCCGCGTGGTCCTGTCCCTGGTGGGGTTCGACAGCGAGCCACACCGCTTCGTCGCCGATGCCGTCCGGGACGCCGACCATCGCGGCCTGGGCCACGCCGTCGATACCGGCAATGACCGGCTCGTACAGGCCCGGGTAGATGTTGGTCTTGCCGCGGATGATCATGTCCTTCTTGCGCCCCAGCAGGACGAGCCGGCCGTGGTCCACTCTCACGAGGTCACCGGTGGCGTGCTCGTCCATGGTGTCCTCGCCGAGGTAACCCAGACACATGTTGGGCCCGGAGACGATCAGTTCGTGGTCGTCCGCCACGCGGAAGCGCACGCCCGGCAGCGGCCCGCCGAGGTAGTCGCCCTCCCCGGCGCCGTCCGCGGTCAGGGATTCCGCGGTGCGTCCGGACGCGAAGTCCAGTTTCTCGTGCCCGTCCGCGATCGCGATGGGCAGGACTTCGGTCATTCCGTAGATGCAATGGAAGCGCACTCCGGGCAGGAGACCGGCAGCCCGCGCCAGGAACGGGGCCAGCACGGGGGCGGCGCCCAGCATCACCGTTTTCAGCGTGTCCGGCCACACCAGCTGTCCTGACTCCACGGCGTCAAGGATCGGCGCCAGCTGCGAGGGCACCAGGAACACATGGGTGGCCGCCTTCCGGCCAGGCGTCGATCCCAGCTCGGCCGCGAACCGCAGCGGATCGATGGTGGCGGACAACCCGTACGCCGGCATGGTCCAGTGGGCACCGGCGATCAGGGCCGGCAGGCCCATCATCAGCTGTTCCGAGTGGATGCGGTCGCCGGCCGCGAACGTGCAGCGTGTGCTCAACTGGCCGAAGCCGGCCGCCAGGGTGCCGCGGCTGTGCACCACGCCCTTAGGCTTCCCGGTGGTGCCGGACGTGAAGATGATGACCGCTTCCTGGCCCGGCGCCGCGTCAACCGGCGGCACCCAGTCCGGCCTGCCGCCGTCGTGAGCTCCGCCGTCGTACTTACTGGCGCGGGAAGCGCTGCGGGACAGGGCGCGGATGTTGGTGGACGTGAACGGGACCCCCGGAAGCCACGGACCGGAGTGGAAGTGCCGGACCTCCATGGCTCCGTAGTCCGGCAGCAGCAGGCCCCGCCGCCGGGCAAGGCGCCGCTGCGGGCCGGGCGCGCTGAGCGCATAAAGCAGCGACTCGGAGGCCGCCCATCGCGGCGACGCGAGCGCCGTCCTGTTCCGGAAAAGTTCGGGACCAACTCCGGGATCGATGAACACGATGGCCCCGCCGGCCCGGACGGCCGCCAAGGCGAGCGTGAACGCCGCCGGACCCGGCCGCACGGAAAACAGCAGGCGCTCCCCCGGGCCGAATCCTTCGCGCCGCAGGCCCGCGGCGGTGGATTCAATCCCGGCGGCAAGGTCCCGGTAGCTGATGGTCTTTCCCGGTTTTCCGCTGCGTTTGCCGGGTGCCGTGATGGCCGGGTGGTCCGGGTACTTCGCAGCGGCGTCGTACACAGCGGCGATGAGGTCATCCGGGAGGTCAGTTCGCACGGGTCAGCTCCAGTGACTTGTAGTGCGGAATGAGCACGTTCCGGCTGACGGTCCGCGAGCGGATGCGCCACGGACCGCGGGCATATTCGTCGAGCAGCACGGTCAATGCGCAGTTGATTTCTGCCATCGCCAGCGGCATTCCGATGCAAAAGTGGGCTCCCGCCCCGAACCACAGCTGGCGGGCGGCCGGCGGGATGGGCGTTCCGGGGTCGAAACCGCCCAGGCTCTTGACGGCGTGCACCGTCGACAGCAGGATACGGTCGCCCGGGCTGATGCGGACACCGCCCAGCCGACCGGCCGTTGTGGCCTCACGGAGCATCATCGGCGACGGTGCCGTGTACCGCAGGCCTTCGTTGACGGCGTCCGGCAGGCCGCTGCGGTCAGCCGCCAGCGCCGGCAGCCTGCCGTCGTCGAACAGCAGCGCGGCGAGCCGCGGAACGTAGGACACCAGGGTTTCGGTCCCGGCGATCACAAAGGCACTGACAATCCCCACCGCTTCGTCCTCCCCGAGTCCCAGGGACCGGAGCCGGCCCGGAAAGGTGGAGGCGTCATCGCTACGGTAGGCGTTGCGTACAGGTCCGGCCAGAATTTCGACGGCGGCCTTCGCCTGTGCGACCTGGGGCGTTGTCAGCCGTGGCCGCCCCAGCCTAACCAGCGAGGTGATGGAGGTGCCCAGGGTGAAGAGCTCGCTGTCCGGCAGGCGGCCGGGCGGATCGTCCGGGACGCCCAAAAGCCTGCTGATGACTCCCCCGGACAGTTCCTTGACCAGCCCGACGAACTCCACCGAACCGCCACGCTCCAGACCTGCAGCCAGCCGCTTGCGCAGCCGTTCGCCCGCCGGAGTGACGATGGCTTCAACGGCCCGCGGCGTGAACAGGCCGTTGAGGCGGCGCCGCAGCTCCAGGTGCTCTTCCCCGTGCATATTCAGCAGGGCACGGGGACCCACCACAGGGGTCCACAGCGCGCCGGAAGCCGTGGCCCCCGACTTCGAGTAGCCGGCGTCCATCAGCACTTCCCTGACCAGGGAGGCCTCGCTGACCAGTACCCCCAGGCCAGGCAGCCGGACAACGGGCCGGAGCTTCCCCAGCCCGCGGATCAGCGGGTAGGCCACAGGATGAGCGCCGACGTGGAGCCTCCGCTCCCACCCGGCCAGGCGGCCGGCGGCCGATCTTCCCGTCACGGCGCTTCCGGTCACGGTTCTTCCCGGTTCAGCCTTCACCGGATGTCCACGTGATCAGGACGGTACCGGTGGTCCGCGTACCAGGCGAGCGTGTTGGGCAGGCCCCAGGCCTGAACCCGGCGGGACGAGCCGAACACCACCACGTTCCGCCGGAGGCCATAGGCACGCGTGAGCTTGCGGACGCGGTTGGAAAGCGCACGGTCCTCGTGCAGCTCCTCGATGCTGGTGCGCGGGAAACCGCCCGAGCGCAGATACAGCTCGGCCGTAATGGCCATGTTGCACCCTGGCAGCATCTGGTAGGGGCCAAGGTAGCCCTCCCCCTTGTTGCCGGGGCGGATGCGGCCGAAGAACGACGCGACCTCGACGGCCAGGAGCATCAGCCAGCGGCTGCCGGGACCCAGGCCTTCGTCCAGCCGGGGGTTCAGCTGGCCGGCAATCATTTCCAGGCCGTCGTCGAACGCTTCCATGATGCGCCGGGTCCAGTCGGCGGCCGGGAGGCAGTCCGAGTCGGTGCGGGCCAACCAGCGAGCACCGTTCAGGGCTCCGAAGCGCATGCCGGTATCGGCGGCGGCGCCGGTCCCCTTTTGCGTCTCATCGACCAGCCGGATATCCATGGCCGGGTGAAGCTTGGCAAAGTCGGCGACGATTGACCTGGTGGCGTCCGTGGACCCGTTGTCCACCACCACGAGCGTGAAGTCTTTGTGGAGCTGTGCGGCCAGCGCCTGCAGTGACTGGCCGATCAGCTTTTCCTCGTTGAGGGCAGGCATCGCGACACACAGCGCCCGCACCGGGCCTGTCACAGCCGCACCACCGCAATCCCGAGGCTCACGCCGCCGGCAAGCCCCACCAGGGCAACGAGGTCGCCGGGTCCGCAGCGGCCCAGGTCCTGTGCCACCTTCAGTTGCAGGGGCAGGCTGACCGAGGCCATGTTGCCGTACTCCTCCACGGTCCTGACGAGCTTGTCCTGCGGAACGCCGGCCCCGCGGGCGAAGATGTCCCGGTACGGCGCGCTTACCTGGTGCACGCAGACCACCGCGAAGTCCGCCCACGCCAGGCCAAGCCGTGCCAGCGTCTCATCCAGGATTCCCCGCCCCAGGTCAAGGAACGCGTCCTTGAGTTTTTCGCCGTCCATGCTGAAGTACGTTGCCTCGGGGTCCCGGGGAGCTACGGAACCGCCGGTAGCGAGCGTTCCCACGCTCCAGTGGCTGCTCTTCGCTGTGAAGCCCATACCCAGCACCCGGGACCCGTCGTCGTCGTCGGGGTCTGCCGGTTCCAGCAGCAGCGCGCACCCGGCGTCGCTCATGGTGTAGCCCGGAAAGGATGCGGCGAAGGTCTCCTGGTCCGGAACGGACCAGCGCACGGCACGGGAGGGCGACTCTCCGCTGACCAGGAGTACGCGCCGGTAGCGGCCGGCACCGATCAGGGCGTCGGCCACCTCAAGGCCGTTAAGAAGGCTGTTGCAGGCGTTCTTGATGTCCATCACCGGGCAGTCCATGCCCAGTTTCGCGGCGACCATGTGGCCGGTGGCCGGCTCCACCATGTCCTGGCTCGCCGAAGCAAAGAGGAGAAGGTCGACGTCGGCGGGCTGGAGTCCGCGGTCCGCCAGCAGTTTCGCGGCGGCTACAGCCGCAAGGTCGGACGCCTGCTCGGACTCCGCCATCACCGACCGTGTCCGTATTCCCGTCAGCCGGCCGATCAGGCCCATCGGGACGCGGAAACCGGGGCTGGCGGCAGCCAACTGCTGCTCCAGCTGCGCGGTGCCCAGCCGGCCCGGCGGCACATAGACTTCGAGGCCGGCGATCTTCGCCGCCCCCGGAAGGGTCTGGTTCATGCAGTATCTCCCCACAGACAATGCGTCCGGTGATATCCGGCTCCGGTCCCGGGTGCTTGACGGCGACCATCGGCGGCTCCGCCCGAAAACGACGCCCTCAACAACTTCGCGCAAAGCGACGCCGCACGAAAAAAGGGAGGGCGCGTCCCGTACTCGATGGTACGGGACGCGCCCTCCCCGGCACTGAAGGCAAGCCGTGTTCGGCGGCGCCGGCGTGCGGCTAGGTCTTGATCAGGCCGCCTGTGCTGCCTTGATGGCCTGCATGACGCGGTCGGTGACCTCGTCGATGCCGCCGATGCCGTCAACCTGGGTCAGAATGCCGCGCTCGGCATACTTGGCCACAACGGCTTCGGTCTGCTCGTGGTAGAGGTCCAGACGGTGGCGGATGACGGCTTCGTTGTCGTCGCTCCGGCCGGTTTCCTTGGCACGGCCCAGCAGGCGCGTCACCAGTTCCTCGTCATCGGCGGTCAGCTGCAGGACCACGTCCAGCTTCTGGTCACCGTTGGCCAGGATCTCATCGAGGTAGTCCACCTGCGCGGTGGTGCGCGGGTAGCCGTCCAGGAGGAAGCCGCTCTCGACGTCGTCCTCGCTCAGGCGGTCGCGCACCATCTTGTTGGTGACGCTGTCCGGCACGAAATCGCCGGCATCCATGTACTTCTTGGCCTCGACGCCCAGCGGCGTCTCACCCTTAACGTTGGCGCGGAAAATATCGCCGGTGGAGATCGCAACGACGCCGAGGCGCTCGGAGATCCGATCCGCCTGCGTTCCCTTGCCTGAACCCGGAGGTCCGATAATCAGCATTCTCGTCATCGCAAAAGCCCTTCGTAGTGACGTTGTTGTAGCTGCGCGTCAATCTGCTTGACCGTTTCCAGGCCCACACCCACCATGATCAGGATCGACGTTCCACCGAACGGGAAGTTCTGGTTGGCATTGATCAGGACCAGGGCGACGAGCGGGATCAATGCCACGAAGCCCAGGTAGAGGGCGCCGGGCAGGGTGATCCTGGAAAGGACGTACTGCAGATAGTCCGCCGTCGGCTTGCCGGCCCGGATACCCGGGATGAAGCCGCCGTACTTCTTCATGTTGTCGGAAACCTCTTCAGGATTGAAAGTGATTGCGACATAGAAGTAGGTAAAGAAAACAATCATGGCGAAATAAAGCGCCATGTAGATGGGGTGGTCACCGCGGGTGAGGTTGTTGTTGATCCACTCAACCCACGGCGCCATCTGTTCGCCCTGCTTCGGCTGGTTGAACTGCGAAATCAGGCCCGGCAGGTACAGCATCGAGGAAGCGAAGATGACGGGCACGACACCGGCCATGTTCACCTTGATGGGGATGTACGTGCTGGTGCCGCCCACGGTGCGGCGGCCGATCATGCGCTTGGCGTACTGCACCGGAATGCGGCGCTGCGACTGCTCCACGAAGACCACCAGTGCCACGGTGAGCAGGCCGATGGCCAGCACCATGAAGAACGTGCCCGGGCCCTGCGAGGTCCAGATGGCGCCCAGGGACGTCGGGAAGCTGGCCGCGATCGAGGTGAAGATGAGCAGCGACATACCGTTGCCCACGCCCTTTTCGGTCACGAGCTCGCCCATCCACATGATGAGGCCGGTACCGGCCGTCAACGTGATGATGATGAGGATGGTCGTGATGACGCTCGCGTCCGGGATGATGTCCAGCTGGCAGTTGGGCAGCAGCTGGCCGGATCGGGCCAGCGACACCAGAGTCGTGGCGTTCAGCAGGCCCAGGGCAATGGTCAGGTAACGCGTGTACTGCGTCAGCTTGGACTGCCCTGATGCGCCCTCTTCATAAAGCTGCTGGAAGCGGGGAATGACCACCCTGAGCAGCTGGACGATGATACTCGCCGTGATGTACGGCATGATGCCCAGGGCGAAGATGGACACCTGAAGCAACGCACCGCCGCTGAACAGATTGACGAGCTGGTAGATCCCGCCCGAGGTCTGACCGCTCTGCAAGCATTGCTGGACATTCTGGTAGTTCACACCAGGCGAGGGGATGAAGGCACCCAAGCGGAAGATTGTGATGATTCCCAGCGTGAACAACAACTTGCGTCGCAGATCAGGCGTGCGAAAGGCCCGGCCAAATGCGCTAAGCAAGCGTCCTCCTGATGTGTTAATAAAGTCGTGTGAGATAGGTCAATAAAACCCAACAACCGAGTCTAACGGGTTGATGCGCCCTGCGAACAATCGGTGAGGTTCCAAATGAGAAAAAACTCCCGGTACGCAGGGCCTGAGCCCCGTGTACCGGGAGTTTCCACAACGGGCTTCCGCTCCGCTGCCCCTATTTAGAGGGCAGTGGTGCTTCCGCCTGCTGCTGCAATCTTTTCTGCGGCGCTGGCCGAGAATGCGTGGGCGGTGACGTCAACCTTGACGGTGATGTCGCCAGTGCCAAGCACCTTGACGGGCTGGTTCTTGCGAACGGCACCCTTTTCGACCAGGTTCTCCACGGTGACTGCGCCACCTTCCGGGAAAAGCTCGTTGAGCTTGTCCAGGTTAACAACCTGGAACTCAACCCGGAACGGGTTCTTGAAGCCGCGCAGCTTCGGCAGGCGCATGTGCAGCGGCAGCTGGCCGCCGGCAAAGCCAGCCTTGATCTGGTAACGGGCCTTCGTACCCTTGGTACCGCGACCAGCGGTCTTACCCTTGGAACCTTCACCACGACCAACACGGGTCTTGGCGGTCTTGGCACCCGGGGCGGGACGCAGGTGGTGAACCTTCAGTGCGTTCTGCTTCTCAGCAGCGGCGCCCTGTGCCTTCTCGGCGGTGTTCTTCTCTGCCATTTACTTCGCCTCCTCTACCTTTACCAGGTGCGGAACCGTGTTGAGCATACCCACGGTCACGGCGTCGGCGGTGCGGACAACGGTGTGTCCGATCCGCTTCAGGCCGAGGGACCGCAGCGTGTCGCGCTGGTTCTGCTTGCCGCCAATGGCGGACTTGATCTGAGTGATCTCCAACTGTGCGTCGGAGGGAATCAGGTTCTTAGCCATGACTCAGACACCTGCCTTCTGGTTCAGGAGAGCCTTCACCAGTGCCGGCGGAGCGATCTCGTCGAGCGGGAGGCCGCGGCGTGCTGCCACTGCTGCCGGCTCTTCGAGGCGCTTCAGGGCATCAACGGTCGCGTGAACGATGTTGATGGCGTTTGAGGAACCGAGCGACTTGGAGAGGATGTCGTGGATGCCCACGCACTCCAGTACTGCACGGACCGGACCACCGGCGATTACACCGGTACCGGCGGAAGCCGGACGCAGCATAACGACGCCTGCGGCGGCCTCACCCTGAACACGGTGCGGGATGGTGCTGCCAACGCGGGGAACGCGGAAGAAGGACTTCTTGGCCTCTTCAACGCCCTTCGCGATTGCGGCAGGAACTTCCTTAGCCTTGCCGTAGCCAACGCCGACCATACCGTTGCCGTCGCCGACAACGACGAGGGCGGTGAAGCTGAAGCGACGACCACCCTTGACGACCTTGGAAACGCGGTTGATGGTTACAACGCGCTCTACGAACTGGCTCTTTTCGGCTTCGCGGCCACCGTCGCGGCCACCACGGCCACCACGGTCGCCACGGCCCTGGCCGCGGTCGCCACGCTCGCCACGACGAGCGCCACGGCGGTCGTCAGTGGCAGCAGGCGCAGCGGTCTCAGTTGCCGGAGCAGCTACAGCTTCAGTCACCTGAATGTCCTTTTCGTTATTTTCGGTCACAGTGACAGCCCACCTTCACGTGCGCCGTCAGCGACGGCGGCGATCCGGCCGTGGTACTTGTTACCACCGCGGTCGAAGACAACAGCTTCGATGCCGGCAGCCTTGGCACGCTCGGCGACCAGTTCGCCAACGCGCTTGGCCTTGGCGGTCTTGTCACCGTCGAATGCACGAAGGTCGGCTTCCAGTGTGGACGCGCTCGCTACGGTCAGGCCCTTGGTGTCATCGACAACCTGGACGAATACGTGGCGTGCGGAGCGGTTGACGACCAGTCGAGGGCGTACAGCCGTTCCGGAGATGCGCTTGCGGATACGAAGCTGGCGGCGGCTGCGTGAAGCAGACTTGCTCTTGTTCGTACGCTTCTTGTTAATTGCGATGGCCATGGTTACTTACCAGCCTTTCCGACCTTGCGGCGGATGACTTCGCCGGCGTAGCGGATGCCCTTGCCCTTATAGGGGTCCGGCTTCCGCAGCTTGCGAATGTTGGCAGCAACCTCGCCGACCTGCTGCTTGGAGATACCTGAAACAGAGAGCTTGGTCGGGGTCTCTACTGCAAAGGTGATGCCGTTCGGTGCCGAGACGTTAACCGGGTGGCTGTAGCCCAGAGCGAACTCCAGGTCAGAACCCTTGGCCTGGACGCGGTAACCGGTACCGACAATCTCAAGCTTCTTCTCGTAGCCTGCGGTGACACCCTGGATCATGTTGGCGATCAGGGTGCGGGTCAGGCCGTGCAGCGAACGTGATGCGCGCTCGTCGTTCGGGCGGGCGACAGTCAGGGTGCCATCTTCCAGGGTGACCTCGATCGGGCTGGCCACAGTGTGGCTCAGCTCGCCTTTGGAACCCTTGACGCTGACGACAGAGCCGTCAACCTTGACCTCAACGCCGGCAGGAACGGTGATGGGGAGACGTCCAATACGTGACATTATTCTCTTCCTTTCCCGTTACCAGACGTAAGCGAGGACTTCGCCGCCCACGCCCTTCTTGCCGGCCTGCTTGTCAGTCAGGAGGCCGGAAGAGGTGGACAGGATTGCGACACCCAGGCCACCGAGCACGTGCGGCAGGTTGGTGGACTTCGCGTAAACACGGAGTCCCGGCTTGGAAATACGACGAACGCCAGCGATTGAACGCTCGCGGTTCGGACCGAACTTGAGCTCGATGGTCAGCTTCTTGCCGACCTCAGCGTCTTCTTCTTTCCAGG harbors:
- the rplR gene encoding 50S ribosomal protein L18 — translated: MAIAINKKRTNKSKSASRSRRQLRIRKRISGTAVRPRLVVNRSARHVFVQVVDDTKGLTVASASTLEADLRAFDGDKTAKAKRVGELVAERAKAAGIEAVVFDRGGNKYHGRIAAVADGAREGGLSL
- a CDS encoding glycosyltransferase family A protein translates to MTGPVRALCVAMPALNEEKLIGQSLQALAAQLHKDFTLVVVDNGSTDATRSIVADFAKLHPAMDIRLVDETQKGTGAAADTGMRFGALNGARWLARTDSDCLPAADWTRRIMEAFDDGLEMIAGQLNPRLDEGLGPGSRWLMLLAVEVASFFGRIRPGNKGEGYLGPYQMLPGCNMAITAELYLRSGGFPRTSIEELHEDRALSNRVRKLTRAYGLRRNVVVFGSSRRVQAWGLPNTLAWYADHRYRPDHVDIR
- the rplO gene encoding 50S ribosomal protein L15; amino-acid sequence: MAEKNTAEKAQGAAAEKQNALKVHHLRPAPGAKTAKTRVGRGEGSKGKTAGRGTKGTKARYQIKAGFAGGQLPLHMRLPKLRGFKNPFRVEFQVVNLDKLNELFPEGGAVTVENLVEKGAVRKNQPVKVLGTGDITVKVDVTAHAFSASAAEKIAAAGGSTTAL
- the rpsH gene encoding 30S ribosomal protein S8, with the translated sequence MTMTDPVADMLTRLRNANSAYHDTVTMPYSKLKARVADILKAEGYIASWKEEDAEVGKKLTIELKFGPNRERSIAGVRRISKPGLRVYAKSTNLPHVLGGLGVAILSTSSGLLTDKQAGKKGVGGEVLAYVW
- a CDS encoding NAD-dependent epimerase/dehydratase family protein, with the protein product MRIAVTGASGFVGGAVAEAAEEQGWEVVRYGRRPLPGVTVWDLSAGPLSNPPEVDAVVHSGAHVADWGPPQIFHRVNVLGTEAVAAAFPYARLVHISSSSVYPWWQPCVDRPENPVAGRYLNAYSSSKALAEAAAARHANALILRPHGVYGRGDRTLLPRLISNVNHNRLLSVGGPDVLHQLTSIGNLARAALAACTSDVTGPVNVADHRPVALGRVLREVLDATGRSEVELGFIPMRAAMMLAASLEAMAGVTRKPPRLTRYAVSQLGFERTYCTGRLRGELGVDPVPSCFAGAGQWIRDLG
- the rpmD gene encoding 50S ribosomal protein L30 gives rise to the protein MAKNLIPSDAQLEITQIKSAIGGKQNQRDTLRSLGLKRIGHTVVRTADAVTVGMLNTVPHLVKVEEAK
- the secY gene encoding preprotein translocase subunit SecY; translated protein: MLSAFGRAFRTPDLRRKLLFTLGIITIFRLGAFIPSPGVNYQNVQQCLQSGQTSGGIYQLVNLFSGGALLQVSIFALGIMPYITASIIVQLLRVVIPRFQQLYEEGASGQSKLTQYTRYLTIALGLLNATTLVSLARSGQLLPNCQLDIIPDASVITTILIIITLTAGTGLIMWMGELVTEKGVGNGMSLLIFTSIAASFPTSLGAIWTSQGPGTFFMVLAIGLLTVALVVFVEQSQRRIPVQYAKRMIGRRTVGGTSTYIPIKVNMAGVVPVIFASSMLYLPGLISQFNQPKQGEQMAPWVEWINNNLTRGDHPIYMALYFAMIVFFTYFYVAITFNPEEVSDNMKKYGGFIPGIRAGKPTADYLQYVLSRITLPGALYLGFVALIPLVALVLINANQNFPFGGTSILIMVGVGLETVKQIDAQLQQRHYEGLLR
- a CDS encoding 3-oxoacyl-ACP synthase III family protein, producing MNQTLPGAAKIAGLEVYVPPGRLGTAQLEQQLAAASPGFRVPMGLIGRLTGIRTRSVMAESEQASDLAAVAAAKLLADRGLQPADVDLLLFASASQDMVEPATGHMVAAKLGMDCPVMDIKNACNSLLNGLEVADALIGAGRYRRVLLVSGESPSRAVRWSVPDQETFAASFPGYTMSDAGCALLLEPADPDDDDGSRVLGMGFTAKSSHWSVGTLATGGSVAPRDPEATYFSMDGEKLKDAFLDLGRGILDETLARLGLAWADFAVVCVHQVSAPYRDIFARGAGVPQDKLVRTVEEYGNMASVSLPLQLKVAQDLGRCGPGDLVALVGLAGGVSLGIAVVRL
- the rplF gene encoding 50S ribosomal protein L6; this translates as MSRIGRLPITVPAGVEVKVDGSVVSVKGSKGELSHTVASPIEVTLEDGTLTVARPNDERASRSLHGLTRTLIANMIQGVTAGYEKKLEIVGTGYRVQAKGSDLEFALGYSHPVNVSAPNGITFAVETPTKLSVSGISKQQVGEVAANIRKLRKPDPYKGKGIRYAGEVIRRKVGKAGK
- a CDS encoding class I adenylate-forming enzyme family protein, giving the protein MRTDLPDDLIAAVYDAAAKYPDHPAITAPGKRSGKPGKTISYRDLAAGIESTAAGLRREGFGPGERLLFSVRPGPAAFTLALAAVRAGGAIVFIDPGVGPELFRNRTALASPRWAASESLLYALSAPGPQRRLARRRGLLLPDYGAMEVRHFHSGPWLPGVPFTSTNIRALSRSASRASKYDGGAHDGGRPDWVPPVDAAPGQEAVIIFTSGTTGKPKGVVHSRGTLAAGFGQLSTRCTFAAGDRIHSEQLMMGLPALIAGAHWTMPAYGLSATIDPLRFAAELGSTPGRKAATHVFLVPSQLAPILDAVESGQLVWPDTLKTVMLGAAPVLAPFLARAAGLLPGVRFHCIYGMTEVLPIAIADGHEKLDFASGRTAESLTADGAGEGDYLGGPLPGVRFRVADDHELIVSGPNMCLGYLGEDTMDEHATGDLVRVDHGRLVLLGRKKDMIIRGKTNIYPGLYEPVIAGIDGVAQAAMVGVPDGIGDEAVWLAVEPHQGQDHAALLRTLRRELPLLIDESALPDRIEVMPKLPASGRHRKPDRVALRALFADRRPEGSPLRDRPSEGAP
- the rpsE gene encoding 30S ribosomal protein S5, whose amino-acid sequence is MTEAVAAPATETAAPAATDDRRGARRGERGDRGQGRGDRGGRGGRDGGREAEKSQFVERVVTINRVSKVVKGGRRFSFTALVVVGDGNGMVGVGYGKAKEVPAAIAKGVEEAKKSFFRVPRVGSTIPHRVQGEAAAGVVMLRPASAGTGVIAGGPVRAVLECVGIHDILSKSLGSSNAINIVHATVDALKRLEEPAAVAARRGLPLDEIAPPALVKALLNQKAGV
- a CDS encoding cytochrome P450; its protein translation is MTGSAVTGRSAAGRLAGWERRLHVGAHPVAYPLIRGLGKLRPVVRLPGLGVLVSEASLVREVLMDAGYSKSGATASGALWTPVVGPRALLNMHGEEHLELRRRLNGLFTPRAVEAIVTPAGERLRKRLAAGLERGGSVEFVGLVKELSGGVISRLLGVPDDPPGRLPDSELFTLGTSITSLVRLGRPRLTTPQVAQAKAAVEILAGPVRNAYRSDDASTFPGRLRSLGLGEDEAVGIVSAFVIAGTETLVSYVPRLAALLFDDGRLPALAADRSGLPDAVNEGLRYTAPSPMMLREATTAGRLGGVRISPGDRILLSTVHAVKSLGGFDPGTPIPPAARQLWFGAGAHFCIGMPLAMAEINCALTVLLDEYARGPWRIRSRTVSRNVLIPHYKSLELTRAN
- a CDS encoding adenylate kinase; protein product: MLIIGPPGSGKGTQADRISERLGVVAISTGDIFRANVKGETPLGVEAKKYMDAGDFVPDSVTNKMVRDRLSEDDVESGFLLDGYPRTTAQVDYLDEILANGDQKLDVVLQLTADDEELVTRLLGRAKETGRSDDNEAVIRHRLDLYHEQTEAVVAKYAERGILTQVDGIGGIDEVTDRVMQAIKAAQAA